In the genome of Tripterygium wilfordii isolate XIE 37 chromosome 19, ASM1340144v1, whole genome shotgun sequence, one region contains:
- the LOC119985311 gene encoding protein SRG1-like — translation MEPKVAKLGTSLLVPCVQELAKEPRETVPPRYVRYDHQDLAPINGDDVPVIEIPVIDMKRLHSQEFNDSELAKLHSACKDWGFFQLVNHGVTTSLIEKIKREVGELFNLPMEEKKKLWQSSGEVEGFGQSFVVSEEQKLDWGDLFFLSTLPVYMRKPHLFPNLPLPLRDTLELYSLEVKNQAMEILELMAKALNMKDEEMREFFEEGYQSIRMNYYPPCPQPEKVIGLTPHSDAVALTILLQVNEVEGLQVRKDGKWVPVKPLPNAFIVNIGDMLEMITNGTYRSIEHRATVNSEKERLSIATFYSPRYEGEVGPALSLIGEDKPALFKRVSVEEYFRGLFARELISKSYLDVMRI, via the exons ATGGAACCAAAGGTGGCCAAGCTTGGAACCTCTCTTCTTGTGCCTTGTGTTCAAGAGTTGGCCAAAGAACCCCGTGAAACGGTTCCTCCAAGATATGTACGCTATGATCACCAAGATCTGGCCCCCATCAATGGCGACGATGTTCCGGTGATCGAAATTCCGGTGATCGACATGAAACGCTTGCATTCTCAAGAGTTCAACGACTCTGAATTGGCTAAGCTCCATTCTGCTTGTAAAGATTGGGGATTTTTTCAG TTGGTGAACCATGGCGTGACAACTTCACtaatagaaaaaataaagagagaggtTGGTGAGTTATTCAACCTTCcaatggaggagaagaagaaactaTGGCAGTCGTCTGGAGAAGTCGAGGGTTTCGGACAATCTTTTGTTGTGTCCGAAGAGCAGAAGCTGGATTGGGGGGACTTGTTCTTCTTGAGCACTCTACCTGTTTATATGAGGAAACCCCACTTATTCCCAAACCTTCCTCTTCCTCTAAG AGACACTTTGGAGTTGTACTCGTTGGAGGTGAAGAATCAAGCAATGGAGATCCTAGAATTAATGGCAAAAGCACTAAACATGAAAGATGAGGAAATGAGAGAGTTTtttgaagaaggatatcaatcaATAAGGATGAATTATTACCCTCCATGTCCACAACCAGAGAAAGTTATTGGGTTAACTCCCCATTCGGATGCCGTAGCTCTCACAATCCTCCTACAAGTCAATGAAGTGGAAGGTCTCCAAGTTAGAAAAGATGGCAAGTGGGTTCCTGTCAAACCTCTTCCTAATGCTTTTATTGTCAACATTGGAGACATGTTAGAG ATGATAACAAATGGGACATATCGAAGCATTGAACACAGAGCGACTGTGAATTCTGAAAAGGAAAGGCTTTCCATCGCTACGTTTTACTCCCCCAGATATGAAGGCGAAGTGGGACCCGCACTCAGCTTGATTGGCGAAGACAAACCAGCATTGTTTAAGCGTGTATCAGTGGAGGAGTATTTTAGGGGCTTGTTTGCTCGCGAGCTTATTAGCAAATCTTATCTTGATGTCATGAGGATATGA